The following proteins are co-located in the Streptomyces bottropensis ATCC 25435 genome:
- a CDS encoding ATP-binding protein — MQAAVTVTPSRIPELLLGLATVRPVFVWGAPGIGKSSLVRAFAESLGLECVSLLGTQLAPEDLMGVPQIRDGRSVFCPPEAIARDEPYCLFLDELNAATPDVQKAFYSLILDRRIGAYELPKGSIVIGAGNRATDNALARPIASALVNRLTHVHLRASATDWLGWARESGIHPWVLDHLTDRPDHLWSKPPKTEEPFSTPRSWHMLSDALHSFGRDLDEETLKVLAHGTLTPTHAVAFCGYVKIVRSRFGIEAILKGEAGWPHRVEDRDLLYYLADSFRGRLIKELPASKQHMSANGRQTAYRAKSLLVQLAEISVEVAQTVIASDADGNPVLPAWFLVEAARDMPRLVEARR, encoded by the coding sequence TTGCAGGCAGCCGTGACCGTCACACCCTCCCGCATACCCGAGCTGCTGCTCGGCCTCGCCACCGTCCGCCCCGTCTTCGTCTGGGGCGCCCCCGGCATCGGCAAGTCCTCCCTGGTCAGGGCCTTCGCCGAGTCGCTGGGCCTGGAGTGTGTGAGCCTTCTGGGCACGCAACTGGCGCCGGAGGACCTGATGGGCGTACCGCAGATCCGGGACGGGCGCTCGGTGTTCTGCCCGCCGGAGGCCATCGCCCGCGACGAGCCGTACTGCCTGTTCCTGGACGAGCTGAACGCGGCCACCCCGGACGTGCAGAAAGCCTTCTACTCACTGATCCTGGACCGCCGGATCGGCGCCTACGAGCTGCCCAAGGGGTCGATCGTCATCGGCGCCGGCAACCGTGCCACCGACAACGCGCTCGCCCGTCCCATCGCCTCCGCCCTCGTCAACCGTCTCACCCACGTCCACCTCCGGGCGTCCGCGACGGACTGGCTCGGCTGGGCGCGGGAGAGCGGCATCCACCCCTGGGTCCTGGACCACCTCACCGACCGCCCGGACCACCTGTGGTCCAAGCCGCCGAAGACCGAGGAGCCGTTCTCCACGCCCCGCTCCTGGCACATGCTCTCCGACGCGCTGCACTCCTTCGGCCGCGACCTCGACGAGGAGACCCTGAAGGTCCTCGCGCACGGCACGCTCACCCCCACGCACGCGGTCGCCTTCTGCGGCTACGTCAAGATCGTGCGCAGCCGGTTCGGCATCGAGGCGATCCTCAAGGGCGAGGCCGGCTGGCCCCACCGCGTGGAGGACCGCGACCTTCTCTACTACCTCGCCGACTCCTTCCGCGGCAGGCTGATCAAGGAGCTGCCCGCGAGCAAGCAGCACATGTCGGCGAACGGGCGGCAGACCGCGTACCGCGCCAAGTCGCTGCTGGTGCAGCTCGCCGAGATCTCCGTCGAGGTCGCCCAGACCGTCATCGCCTCCGACGCCGACGGCAACCCCGTCCTGCCCGCCTGGTTCCTCGTCGAGGCTGCCCGGGACATGCCCCGGCTGGTGGAGGCCCGCCGGTGA
- a CDS encoding phage holin family protein yields the protein MLAVWAVSTLTMLVLAGALPDFRLQSESGESATQIAVTAAFGAGAFGLLSALVWPLLVRALLLVPALVLGLLVFFLNGSLLLLALRISPAGQGEAAPETAVVVAAVMSAVASATGGALTVRDDDAYRRRLYRLADRRRGRADGGPGPAGSGTVFLQLDGVGHDVLEAAVDKGLMPTVAGWLGRPADGIVRPRPTHRLTPWRTDWSSQTGASQLGILHGTNHDVPAFRWYEKDTREVMVCNRPSGAAELQRRAIDRTGDGGLLTVDGASRGNLFSGGAEQLALVLSMAARRGRRNRSRAGYFAYFSDPANAVRTAMSFVADVLRETGQSIRARFAQQRPRVKRGGLYPFIRAFATVVERDVVVSAVIGDMFAGRAAIYADLVAYDEVAHHSGPHSRDAAKVLERLDRSIALIAQVAEHAPRAYRIVLLSDHGQSPGETFLGRYGLTLGNLVRAGCGLPVPRRARRTHSGSEARTAVRAALRIPVEERVEEHRTTRRFEPVVLASGNLGLVSFPDVPHRMSREEIDARHPALLSTLANHPGIGFVLVRSEEHGGVVLGAHGAEVPIGELSDEHPGPLADFGPGAADAVRRTHGFPRTADIMVNSWYDPDEGEVLAFEEQIGSHGGLGGCQSRPFLMSPLALSEPAEEGETLVGAEHIHQVLRRWLRESNGPQVPLAEAERPEGEGTARPATDEPAPATDEPAPATDEPAPAKEQNPAGA from the coding sequence ATGCTCGCCGTGTGGGCGGTGTCCACCCTGACGATGCTCGTGCTCGCGGGCGCGCTCCCCGACTTCCGGCTCCAGTCCGAGAGCGGTGAGAGCGCCACCCAGATCGCCGTCACCGCGGCCTTCGGCGCCGGCGCGTTCGGTCTGCTCTCCGCCCTCGTGTGGCCGCTGCTCGTGCGGGCGCTGCTGCTGGTGCCGGCGCTCGTGCTCGGCCTGCTCGTCTTCTTCCTCAACGGCTCGCTGCTTCTGCTCGCCCTGCGGATCAGTCCCGCCGGCCAGGGGGAGGCCGCCCCCGAGACCGCCGTGGTGGTCGCCGCGGTGATGTCGGCCGTCGCCTCCGCCACCGGCGGCGCCCTCACCGTACGGGACGACGACGCCTACCGGCGCCGCCTGTACCGGCTGGCCGACCGCCGCCGCGGGCGCGCCGACGGCGGCCCGGGGCCGGCGGGATCCGGCACCGTCTTCCTCCAGCTCGACGGCGTCGGCCACGACGTGCTGGAGGCGGCGGTGGACAAGGGCCTGATGCCGACCGTCGCCGGCTGGCTCGGCCGCCCGGCCGACGGCATTGTCCGCCCCCGGCCCACCCACCGGCTCACCCCCTGGCGCACGGACTGGTCCAGCCAGACCGGCGCCAGCCAGCTGGGCATCCTGCACGGCACCAATCACGACGTGCCGGCCTTCCGCTGGTACGAGAAGGACACCCGGGAGGTGATGGTCTGCAACCGGCCCTCCGGTGCCGCCGAACTGCAGCGTCGGGCCATCGACCGCACCGGCGACGGCGGTCTGCTCACCGTCGACGGCGCCAGCCGCGGCAACCTCTTCAGCGGCGGCGCGGAGCAGCTCGCGCTCGTCCTGTCGATGGCCGCCCGCCGGGGCCGGCGCAACCGTTCCCGCGCCGGGTACTTCGCCTACTTCTCCGACCCGGCCAACGCCGTCCGCACCGCCATGTCCTTCGTCGCCGACGTCCTGCGGGAGACCGGCCAGTCCATACGCGCCCGGTTCGCGCAGCAGCGGCCTCGGGTCAAGCGCGGCGGCCTCTACCCCTTCATCCGTGCCTTCGCCACCGTCGTCGAGCGCGATGTCGTGGTCTCCGCGGTGATCGGGGACATGTTCGCCGGCCGCGCGGCGATCTACGCGGACCTCGTGGCGTACGACGAGGTCGCCCACCACTCCGGCCCGCACAGCCGCGACGCCGCGAAGGTCCTCGAACGTCTCGACCGCTCCATCGCGCTGATCGCCCAGGTCGCCGAACACGCCCCGCGCGCCTACCGGATCGTCCTCCTCTCCGACCACGGCCAGAGCCCCGGCGAGACCTTCCTCGGCCGCTACGGCCTCACCCTCGGCAACCTGGTCCGCGCCGGCTGCGGCCTGCCCGTGCCGCGCCGGGCCCGGCGCACCCACAGCGGCTCCGAGGCACGCACGGCGGTACGGGCCGCGCTGCGCATCCCCGTCGAGGAGCGCGTCGAGGAGCACCGGACCACGCGCCGCTTCGAGCCGGTCGTCCTCGCCTCCGGCAACCTCGGCCTCGTCTCCTTCCCGGACGTCCCCCACCGGATGAGCCGCGAGGAGATCGACGCCCGTCACCCCGCCCTGCTCTCCACCCTCGCCAACCACCCCGGCATCGGATTCGTCCTCGTCCGCAGCGAGGAGCACGGCGGCGTCGTACTCGGCGCCCACGGCGCGGAGGTCCCCATCGGCGAGCTGAGCGACGAACACCCCGGCCCCCTGGCCGACTTCGGCCCCGGCGCCGCCGACGCCGTACGCCGCACCCACGGCTTCCCGCGCACCGCCGACATCATGGTCAACTCCTGGTACGACCCCGACGAGGGCGAGGTCCTCGCCTTCGAGGAGCAGATCGGCTCCCACGGCGGCCTCGGCGGCTGCCAGTCCCGCCCCTTCCTCATGTCCCCGCTGGCCCTCTCGGAGCCGGCGGAGGAGGGCGAGACCTTGGTGGGCGCGGAACACATCCACCAGGTGCTGAGGAGGTGGCTACGGGAATCGAACGGTCCCCAGGTCCCCCTGGCCGAGGCGGAGCGCCCCGAAGGGGAGGGAACCGCGCGACCGGCCACGGACGAGCCCGCACCGGCCACGGACGAGCCCGCACCGGCCACGGACGAGCCCGCACCGGCCAAGGAACAGAACCCGGCAGGCGCGTAG